One stretch of Akkermansia sp. RCC_12PD DNA includes these proteins:
- a CDS encoding iron-containing alcohol dehydrogenase, producing MLNFIYDNKTTLIFGKGTQHEAGGLLKPFGKKILLHYGGGSIRRSGLHDAITASLKGAGVEYEELGGVQPNPTLPLVYEGIRLCREHGLGLVLAVGGGSVIDSAKAIALGVPYSGDVWDLYLSKKQPDFEPLPVATVLTIPAAGSESSPNTVITNEETRRKLGYGAPTLRPVFSIINPELFFTLPHRQMANGVSDMMSHIFERYFTRTLHTDLSDGLCEATLRTIMRNARILNGNLNDYDAWAEIAFSGNIAHNNLLGVGREQDWACHAMEHELSALYHVDHGAGLAVVTPAWMKYVSPRHRDMFLQFSLHVMRVEGSCREPEAIIREGIARLESFYRELGLPTSMEELGIRPEDFPLMAEQAISVRGPIGGLERLDAEDVRNIYRLACRNGGN from the coding sequence ATGCTCAATTTCATTTACGACAACAAGACGACGCTCATTTTCGGAAAAGGAACCCAGCATGAAGCAGGCGGGCTCCTGAAACCGTTCGGCAAAAAAATCCTGCTCCATTACGGAGGCGGCAGCATCAGGCGCTCCGGACTGCACGACGCCATTACGGCATCCTTGAAAGGCGCAGGCGTGGAATATGAGGAACTTGGCGGCGTTCAGCCCAATCCCACGCTGCCCCTGGTGTATGAAGGCATCCGCCTGTGCCGGGAACACGGCCTGGGCCTGGTGCTGGCTGTGGGAGGAGGCAGCGTGATTGATTCCGCCAAGGCAATCGCCCTGGGCGTTCCTTACAGCGGAGACGTCTGGGACCTGTACCTTTCCAAAAAACAGCCGGACTTTGAGCCGCTGCCCGTCGCCACGGTGCTGACCATTCCCGCCGCCGGCAGCGAGAGCAGTCCGAATACGGTCATCACGAATGAAGAGACCAGGAGGAAGCTGGGCTACGGAGCTCCCACACTGCGGCCTGTGTTCAGCATCATCAATCCGGAGCTGTTCTTCACCCTGCCCCACCGCCAGATGGCCAACGGCGTAAGCGACATGATGAGCCACATTTTCGAGCGCTATTTCACCCGGACCCTCCATACGGATCTTTCCGACGGCCTGTGCGAGGCCACCCTGCGCACCATCATGAGAAACGCCCGCATCTTGAACGGGAACTTGAATGATTACGATGCCTGGGCGGAAATAGCCTTCTCCGGCAACATCGCCCACAACAACCTGCTGGGCGTGGGCCGGGAGCAGGACTGGGCCTGCCATGCCATGGAACATGAACTCAGCGCCCTGTACCATGTGGACCACGGCGCGGGCCTGGCCGTCGTCACGCCCGCATGGATGAAGTACGTTTCCCCCCGGCACCGGGACATGTTCCTTCAATTTTCCCTCCACGTGATGCGCGTGGAAGGCTCCTGCCGGGAGCCGGAAGCCATCATCCGGGAAGGCATTGCCAGACTGGAAAGCTTTTACAGGGAACTGGGGCTGCCCACGTCCATGGAGGAACTCGGAATCCGGCCTGAAGATTTTCCGCTGATGGCGGAACAGGCCATCAGCGTACGCGGCCCCATCGGGGGGCTGGAAAGGCTGGATGCGGAGGATGTCCGCAACATCTACCGGCTGGCCTGCCGCAATGGCGGGAACTGA
- a CDS encoding MG2 domain-containing protein — protein sequence MNKIFSALLLAAAFLFSGAPCTAAVPASAPEQREQSIKDMDKLLDKRLFKQAAEQALKQLNEYDDQYSGKDLALYYRALQNLNGLNDSTNLDTILQEQMKRHGENPWFLMAAAELYQTASHTFKLADGKYIRVSRPWQGEYSGQKRDKVEALRCLLKAMDIAERNKDMKLLGLARFMMAKALLKNYGYYQPFSAFQTYAALGNLTGLEKLPGYVSNQEAPEFRNVSTLPVVVNPATGKTEIVFYHASSSWSAARNDGERVRWLLDAAVRADPELENEVSLFTASWCRNLLSYANTAPYQEFVYGPGNAGSVEGINPADLKTDQTVVRTDRTDKGQFMLITLPPDYDFIRIASRVTPSPYPAEPYLDAAKIISGEFLVRNQRPAAADVLKKTLQTYKDMLQAHHERGGAKPPESDAEETVEYTDDTTDSLQEELASITEPNGAFEEDERTLLSGEPVSMAFIYRNAASASITARPVNVRLWQEERINTLLASKKLGKNYEKKYSGFDTLLSNLLNDKSAARYLGKEIKGESISLEPGNQHLDRIAQLSVPVSQPGWYLLTVTLNNGYRFHRLLSLSDLVLIRRSIPEGNLWFLAQAKTGVPVEGGKISLVRYRENKTLQTKQVKGTTDKNGVLVETLPPNDSNSPTYYNLLGIATHGDSYVVTGGRKEWYSGESRMSLNNKVSSSYGCFFLESQPVYRPGQTARFRGVLFRPDFANPGTKDCAGKKLTLTILSPIGDKGIFPEQTVTTDATGGFDLELFIPHGAPLGQYRATLDFREADRILYAPLFRMEEYKKPEFTVKMDAPDKPLRLGQPIPVSVQADYYAGGPVSEGKATITITRTLGAEVWTPYWKWSWLYSRKSSPYYTCFTSDPPLTVLEKTIPLDKEGKATVELSTEQDARDFASQDITYRISVSVTDASLREVSASGQVIATCRPFNIFTSLSRGYAPAGVPVRATITAATADGVKIGKAKGKSILYRVHADSSRQSLAEWDVVTNEEGSASLTFQTGDSGLYLLQTTLEDSQGGKVESSRQFLSYGTGEHHPFKINPLSITPDKNEYAPGETASLLIASDYPDAHVWTFLRNSWKNESRRLVALDRQTALVECPLTREDMPNMGVNAFTVRNGELHQASAELLLPPASQMLEPAVSPSRPRYQPGEKGRMTVQVKGPDGSPVKNGIVTLAVYDKALEYIARPNVSNIAETTWGGLNGTRFLNISAMQDKGTEMENGPDQPYFEPLAEPDLSMPFGDFAGGIGRGGSRTGDFAISKRSANGMLSKGMSFPQTPPTPVMQSMRDAEMADAFGEEEVEDERQGASPAIQLRTNFADSIKWCGTLKTDEEGMVAVPVDMPDNLTTWKAAAWVVTSALQVGQASAEFLTTKNFMVSLQAPRFFVEKDIVMLSAIVRNRTDKDVLARISITLKNGCLSLMPGNSPALNGLGAGTDNAASRKVTVPAQGQVTVNWWTTAIREGTATVAMEAAAGSLGDAMQMDFPVLVHGMKQLHADSTVLLRGDQERQLTINLPQQRRREESRLVVKVSPSIALSMVEALPYLAEYPYGCVEQTLNRFLPAVIVTDTLKQLGLDPGQALESHRNLNPQAIRDKAFYDKIMERLERNPVYSERKLKAMAEKGIRDLREKQLSDGSWGWFGGADRGDPVMTAHVVHGLKIAGSTVKLPGNMLLRAVSWLTGHQNRQLALLVKGDAYRKLEKQPDGPATQKAIRELGDYRLTASASDVLIYSVLAENGVRNLQMERYLFRDRLELPVISQIQLAEILLDAHRMDDFKEIMPVISQFLQQDDSLQTAWLRLPNQGYWWRWYGSNVATQAAYLKLMAKSDPKNPVTSRLAKWLLNNRANGSYWNSTKDTADCLEALSAYLFQTREGMEDMEAEILYDGVPVKTVSSTKETLFTFDNEWSMSGKNLTDGQHRITIRRKKGNGSIYAGSTLSYFSLEDPIPAAGNAVTVERSYYRMEKETVKEDSVKDTQTDAGELVSRGRDQTRRTLLKDGDIIASGDIIEVVMSVKTKNDVEYLMLSDPKPAGCESRDTVSGYAWMGTVSGYKEIGDEEIRVFLSSLPMGEYQISHRLRAERPGRFSALPAVLEAMYAPELRGNSREHKISISMPKP from the coding sequence ATGAACAAAATCTTTTCCGCTCTTCTTCTGGCGGCGGCTTTTCTGTTTTCCGGAGCGCCGTGTACGGCAGCCGTTCCTGCCTCCGCTCCGGAGCAACGGGAGCAGTCCATCAAGGACATGGACAAACTTCTGGATAAAAGGCTCTTCAAGCAGGCCGCGGAACAGGCCCTGAAACAGCTTAACGAATACGACGACCAATACAGCGGAAAGGATCTGGCCCTTTACTACCGCGCCCTCCAAAATTTGAACGGCCTGAATGATTCTACGAATCTGGACACCATTCTTCAGGAACAAATGAAACGCCATGGAGAAAACCCATGGTTCCTGATGGCCGCCGCCGAACTATATCAAACGGCCAGCCACACCTTCAAACTGGCGGACGGCAAGTACATCCGCGTCAGCCGCCCCTGGCAGGGCGAATATTCCGGACAAAAAAGGGACAAAGTGGAAGCTCTGCGCTGCCTTTTGAAGGCAATGGACATCGCGGAACGGAACAAGGACATGAAACTGCTCGGCCTTGCACGGTTCATGATGGCGAAGGCACTCTTGAAGAATTATGGTTATTACCAGCCTTTCTCCGCATTCCAGACTTATGCGGCCCTGGGCAACCTGACCGGGCTTGAAAAGCTCCCGGGTTACGTTTCCAACCAGGAAGCCCCCGAATTCCGCAACGTTTCCACGCTGCCCGTTGTCGTGAACCCAGCCACGGGAAAAACGGAAATCGTCTTCTACCACGCTTCCTCTTCCTGGAGCGCAGCTAGGAATGACGGCGAACGCGTACGCTGGCTGCTGGACGCCGCCGTCCGGGCGGACCCGGAATTGGAAAACGAGGTCAGCCTGTTTACGGCATCCTGGTGCCGCAATCTTCTTTCCTATGCGAATACGGCTCCGTATCAGGAATTCGTGTACGGTCCCGGCAATGCGGGATCGGTGGAGGGCATCAACCCTGCGGATTTGAAAACGGACCAGACTGTCGTCAGAACGGACCGGACGGACAAGGGCCAATTCATGCTCATCACGCTGCCGCCGGATTACGACTTCATCCGGATTGCATCCCGGGTGACCCCTTCCCCCTATCCTGCGGAACCCTATCTGGATGCCGCAAAAATCATCAGTGGAGAATTTCTGGTGCGCAACCAGCGCCCGGCAGCCGCCGATGTTCTGAAAAAGACACTGCAAACTTACAAGGACATGCTTCAGGCGCACCATGAACGCGGCGGTGCCAAACCGCCGGAATCAGATGCAGAAGAGACTGTAGAATATACGGATGACACTACCGACTCTCTTCAGGAGGAACTTGCCTCCATTACGGAACCTAACGGAGCATTTGAGGAGGACGAAAGAACGCTGCTTTCCGGAGAGCCCGTCTCCATGGCGTTCATTTACAGGAACGCCGCCAGCGCCTCTATCACGGCACGTCCCGTCAATGTCAGGCTGTGGCAGGAGGAGCGCATAAACACCCTTCTTGCCTCAAAAAAACTGGGGAAAAACTATGAAAAAAAATATTCCGGGTTTGATACCCTTCTTTCCAATCTGTTGAATGACAAATCGGCCGCCCGTTACCTGGGGAAGGAAATCAAGGGGGAAAGCATCAGCCTGGAACCCGGGAATCAGCATCTGGACCGGATCGCCCAGCTATCCGTACCTGTCAGTCAGCCGGGATGGTACCTCCTGACCGTCACGCTGAACAACGGCTACCGTTTCCACCGCCTCCTCTCTCTGTCCGACCTGGTGCTGATCCGCCGTTCCATTCCGGAAGGCAATCTCTGGTTCCTGGCGCAAGCCAAAACGGGAGTTCCCGTGGAAGGCGGCAAAATCAGCCTGGTGCGCTACAGAGAAAACAAAACGCTTCAAACAAAACAAGTGAAGGGAACCACGGATAAAAACGGCGTTCTGGTAGAAACACTGCCTCCGAACGACAGCAATTCTCCCACCTACTATAATCTCCTGGGCATCGCTACACATGGAGACAGCTACGTCGTAACAGGAGGGAGGAAGGAATGGTACTCCGGCGAATCCCGAATGTCCCTGAACAACAAGGTTTCCAGCTCCTATGGCTGTTTCTTCCTGGAAAGCCAGCCCGTTTACCGGCCGGGCCAAACGGCCCGGTTCAGAGGGGTCCTGTTCCGTCCGGATTTCGCCAATCCCGGTACAAAAGACTGTGCCGGAAAAAAATTGACGCTGACGATCCTCAGTCCCATCGGCGACAAGGGAATTTTCCCGGAACAAACAGTTACTACGGACGCCACGGGCGGCTTTGACCTGGAATTGTTCATCCCCCACGGAGCGCCTTTGGGCCAGTACAGGGCAACACTGGATTTCAGAGAGGCGGATCGCATTCTGTATGCCCCCCTGTTCCGGATGGAAGAATACAAAAAACCGGAATTCACCGTCAAGATGGACGCCCCTGATAAACCCCTCAGGCTGGGACAGCCCATCCCCGTTTCCGTCCAGGCGGACTATTATGCGGGTGGCCCGGTGAGCGAAGGAAAGGCCACCATCACCATCACCCGTACTCTGGGAGCGGAAGTATGGACCCCGTACTGGAAATGGAGCTGGCTGTATTCCAGGAAATCCAGCCCCTACTATACCTGTTTCACGTCCGACCCTCCCCTAACGGTGCTGGAAAAAACCATTCCCCTGGACAAGGAAGGCAAGGCCACCGTGGAACTCTCCACGGAACAGGACGCCAGGGACTTTGCCTCCCAGGACATCACCTACCGTATTTCCGTCAGCGTCACGGATGCCTCCCTGAGGGAAGTCTCCGCTTCCGGCCAGGTGATCGCCACCTGCCGCCCGTTCAATATCTTCACCTCCCTGAGCCGGGGATACGCCCCTGCGGGAGTGCCGGTCCGGGCCACCATCACGGCAGCCACGGCGGACGGCGTCAAGATCGGGAAAGCGAAAGGAAAGTCGATATTGTACCGCGTCCATGCGGACTCCAGCCGGCAGTCCCTGGCGGAATGGGACGTGGTAACCAATGAGGAAGGCTCGGCTTCCCTCACCTTCCAGACAGGGGATTCCGGCCTGTACCTCCTGCAAACAACGCTGGAGGACAGCCAGGGTGGCAAGGTAGAAAGCTCCCGCCAGTTTCTTTCCTATGGCACGGGAGAACACCATCCCTTTAAAATAAATCCCCTGTCCATCACTCCGGACAAAAACGAGTACGCTCCCGGAGAAACCGCCAGCCTGCTCATTGCGTCCGACTATCCGGACGCCCACGTCTGGACCTTCCTGCGCAATTCATGGAAAAACGAATCCCGCCGCCTGGTCGCGCTGGACAGGCAGACGGCCCTGGTGGAATGTCCCCTGACCCGGGAAGACATGCCCAACATGGGCGTCAACGCCTTCACCGTACGGAACGGGGAGCTGCACCAGGCATCCGCGGAATTGCTGCTGCCGCCGGCCAGCCAGATGCTGGAGCCTGCCGTCTCTCCGTCCAGGCCCCGGTACCAGCCGGGCGAAAAGGGCCGCATGACCGTACAGGTCAAGGGACCGGACGGAAGCCCAGTGAAGAACGGCATTGTGACTCTGGCAGTTTATGACAAGGCGCTGGAATACATTGCCCGGCCCAACGTCTCCAACATCGCCGAAACCACGTGGGGGGGGTTGAATGGGACCCGTTTCCTCAACATCAGCGCCATGCAGGACAAAGGGACGGAAATGGAAAACGGGCCGGACCAGCCCTATTTCGAACCTCTCGCCGAACCGGACCTCTCCATGCCATTCGGAGATTTCGCTGGTGGAATTGGGAGGGGAGGGAGCAGAACGGGAGATTTTGCCATAAGTAAAAGATCGGCAAACGGCATGCTGTCAAAGGGCATGTCATTTCCTCAAACACCGCCAACGCCGGTCATGCAATCAATGCGTGACGCAGAAATGGCGGATGCCTTTGGAGAAGAAGAAGTAGAGGATGAACGGCAGGGCGCCTCCCCCGCGATTCAGCTGCGCACCAATTTTGCGGACAGCATCAAGTGGTGCGGCACACTCAAAACGGACGAAGAAGGCATGGTTGCCGTCCCGGTGGACATGCCGGACAACCTCACCACGTGGAAGGCGGCCGCCTGGGTGGTCACCTCCGCTCTGCAGGTAGGGCAGGCTTCCGCGGAATTCCTGACCACGAAGAACTTCATGGTCAGCTTGCAGGCTCCCCGCTTCTTTGTGGAAAAGGACATCGTCATGCTCAGCGCCATCGTCCGCAACCGGACGGACAAGGACGTGCTGGCCCGCATCTCCATCACCCTGAAAAACGGCTGCCTGAGCCTGATGCCCGGCAACTCTCCCGCCCTGAACGGATTGGGCGCCGGAACGGACAACGCCGCCTCCAGGAAAGTGACCGTCCCCGCCCAGGGGCAGGTGACCGTGAACTGGTGGACCACGGCCATCAGGGAGGGAACCGCCACCGTAGCCATGGAAGCGGCCGCAGGCTCCCTGGGAGACGCCATGCAGATGGACTTCCCTGTGCTGGTGCACGGCATGAAGCAATTGCACGCGGACAGTACCGTCCTGCTGCGTGGGGACCAGGAACGGCAGCTCACCATCAACCTTCCGCAGCAAAGGCGCAGGGAGGAAAGCCGGCTCGTCGTCAAGGTCTCCCCCAGCATCGCCCTGAGCATGGTGGAAGCCCTGCCCTATCTGGCGGAATACCCCTACGGCTGTGTGGAGCAGACGCTCAACCGCTTCCTGCCCGCCGTCATCGTAACGGACACGCTCAAGCAGCTTGGTCTGGACCCCGGCCAGGCGCTGGAAAGCCACCGCAACCTGAACCCGCAGGCCATACGGGACAAGGCGTTTTACGACAAAATCATGGAACGTCTGGAACGCAATCCCGTATACAGCGAACGTAAACTGAAGGCCATGGCAGAAAAGGGCATTCGCGACCTCCGGGAAAAACAGCTTTCCGATGGCTCCTGGGGATGGTTCGGCGGAGCGGACCGGGGAGACCCGGTGATGACCGCCCACGTCGTCCACGGCCTCAAGATTGCCGGAAGCACGGTCAAGCTACCGGGGAATATGCTGCTCCGCGCCGTGTCATGGCTGACCGGCCACCAGAACAGGCAGCTGGCCCTGCTCGTCAAGGGGGACGCCTACCGGAAACTGGAAAAACAGCCTGACGGCCCGGCAACGCAAAAGGCTATCCGGGAACTGGGAGACTACCGTCTGACGGCCTCCGCGTCAGACGTGCTGATTTATTCCGTGCTTGCGGAAAACGGCGTCCGGAACCTCCAAATGGAACGCTACCTGTTCCGCGACAGGCTGGAACTGCCGGTCATCAGCCAGATCCAGCTTGCGGAAATTCTGCTGGACGCCCACCGCATGGACGACTTCAAGGAAATAATGCCCGTCATCTCCCAATTCCTTCAACAGGACGACTCCCTGCAAACCGCATGGCTCCGCCTCCCCAACCAGGGCTACTGGTGGCGCTGGTACGGCAGCAATGTAGCCACCCAGGCGGCTTACCTGAAACTGATGGCCAAGAGCGATCCCAAAAACCCCGTCACGTCCCGCCTGGCCAAATGGCTGCTCAACAACCGCGCCAACGGCTCCTACTGGAATTCCACGAAGGATACGGCGGACTGCCTGGAAGCCCTGTCCGCCTACCTCTTCCAGACCCGGGAAGGCATGGAAGACATGGAGGCGGAAATTCTCTATGACGGCGTTCCGGTGAAAACCGTTTCCAGTACCAAGGAAACCCTCTTCACCTTCGACAACGAATGGAGCATGAGCGGCAAGAACCTGACGGACGGCCAGCACCGCATCACCATCCGCAGGAAAAAGGGGAACGGCAGCATCTATGCCGGCTCCACGCTCAGCTACTTCTCCCTGGAAGACCCCATCCCCGCCGCAGGAAACGCCGTCACCGTGGAACGTTCCTACTACCGCATGGAAAAAGAAACGGTAAAGGAAGACTCCGTGAAAGACACGCAGACGGACGCCGGAGAACTCGTCTCCCGCGGCCGCGACCAGACCCGTCGCACGCTGCTGAAAGACGGGGACATCATCGCCAGCGGAGACATCATTGAAGTGGTGATGAGCGTAAAAACGAAAAACGACGTGGAATACCTGATGCTGAGTGACCCGAAGCCGGCTGGCTGCGAATCCCGGGACACCGTCAGCGGATACGCCTGGATGGGCACCGTCTCCGGCTACAAGGAAATAGGCGACGAGGAAATACGCGTCTTCCTCTCCTCCCTGCCGATGGGCGAATACCAGATCAGCCACCGCCTCCGCGCCGAACGCCCGGGCAGGTTCAGCGCCCTCCCCGCCGTTCTGGAAGCCATGTACGCTCCGGAACTCCGCGGCAACAGCCGGGAACACAAGATCAGCATTTCCATGCCGAAGCCGTAA
- a CDS encoding DMT family transporter: MESGTLKGHTAMAAAAVIWGLMSPVSKLVMQGGEVSSASLATFRLLGAAVLFWLASCFVPREKIDPRDRLKLFYASLFGIIFNQMAFTVGVGFTSPADAAIITTITPILTMILAAFVLREMITGRKAAGVCASAVGAVLLITGGSHTPAAPGDNNLLGDILCLASQCSVAVYFVFFKRLIGKYSPVTLMKWMFTYAVCACLPFTFREVSSVPYSSLSLQTWTGIAYVVVLATFVSYICLSFAQQRLKPTAVSMYNYCQPVIASSVAVLWGMDQFGWLKTLSVLLVFTGVFLVTRGKAPAAMQEQ; this comes from the coding sequence ATGGAATCCGGAACCTTGAAGGGACACACCGCCATGGCTGCGGCCGCCGTCATCTGGGGTCTGATGTCCCCGGTCAGCAAACTGGTCATGCAGGGAGGGGAAGTAAGCTCCGCCTCCCTGGCTACATTCCGGCTGCTGGGCGCCGCCGTGCTATTCTGGCTGGCTTCCTGTTTCGTGCCCCGGGAAAAAATCGACCCCCGCGACCGTCTGAAGTTGTTTTACGCCTCCCTGTTCGGAATCATCTTCAACCAGATGGCCTTTACCGTAGGCGTGGGTTTCACCTCCCCGGCGGATGCCGCCATCATCACGACCATCACCCCCATCCTGACCATGATTCTGGCGGCCTTCGTACTCCGGGAAATGATCACGGGGCGGAAGGCGGCGGGCGTATGCGCCAGCGCCGTCGGGGCCGTCCTGCTGATTACCGGGGGCAGCCACACTCCGGCCGCACCAGGAGACAACAACCTGCTGGGGGACATCCTCTGCCTGGCATCCCAATGCAGTGTGGCCGTTTACTTCGTGTTCTTCAAAAGGCTGATCGGCAAATACTCCCCTGTCACGCTGATGAAATGGATGTTCACATACGCCGTATGCGCGTGCCTGCCCTTCACTTTCCGGGAAGTCTCCTCCGTTCCCTACTCCAGCCTGTCCCTCCAGACGTGGACGGGCATCGCCTATGTGGTCGTGCTGGCCACCTTCGTCAGCTATATCTGCCTCTCCTTCGCACAGCAGCGTCTCAAGCCCACCGCAGTGAGCATGTACAACTACTGCCAGCCGGTCATCGCTTCCTCCGTGGCCGTCCTGTGGGGCATGGACCAATTCGGCTGGCTGAAAACGCTCTCCGTCCTGCTGGTCTTCACGGGTGTCTTCCTGGTAACGCGCGGCAAGGCGCCGGCAGCCATGCAGGAACAATAG